The region GGATCGACCGCACAATAACTACTTCCGGATGCTCCACCTGATACTCCGGATCTCTGGTTAATACGATATGCCTGCGGTTAGGCAGATGCCCCGGCAGTGATTCATATGTTTTACGCCCCATAATAATGGTGTGGCCGGTAGTAATTTTTTTAAACCGCCGCAGATCGCTGGGCAGATGCCAAGGAAGTTTGTTGTCTTTACCCAAGGCGCTGTTTTTTGCAACAGCTGCAATAATTGCCAGCACTAAATCGAAACCTCCATTTTGATCCTGCCGTGGTGGCGGTAATCAATCAATTTGATGTCATCAATCGTAAAATCGTAAAAATCCTTGATTTCCGGATTGATCCACAATTTAGGAGCATCATAAGCCTGATCTGCCTTTGAAAGCTGCAGTTTAATACCTTCCACTTGGTTCTCATAGATATGAGCGTTGTTGATTACATGGGTAAAAAGTCCCGCCCTTAAACCGACCACCTGTGCAACCAAGTGAACAAGTACCGCATATTGAGTCATGTTAAACGGCACACCAAGGGGCATATCACCGCTTCGCTGCACCAGCATGCAGTTCAGCCGCCCATCGGTTACATCCCACATCGTTAAAAATGCGCAAGGCTGCAGCGTCATCTCCGGCAGATCTTCGACATTCCACAAGGATACAATCATCCGCCGGTTTTGGGGATCAGTCTTCAAGGTTTCAATCAGCTTGTCCAGCTGCT is a window of Bacillota bacterium DNA encoding:
- a CDS encoding thymidylate synthase, with translation MGTADQQYLTIVRNILEHGYYDQNRTGTPAYKLPHQMMQFDLEKEFPILTTKFVAFKYAVQEMLWIWQQQSNDVTWLNERNIHIWDHWTDENNTIGKAYGYQIAKYKQLDKLIETLKTDPQNRRMIVSLWNVEDLPEMTLQPCAFLTMWDVTDGRLNCMLVQRSGDMPLGVPFNMTQYAVLVHLVAQVVGLRAGLFTHVINNAHIYENQVEGIKLQLSKADQAYDAPKLWINPEIKDFYDFTIDDIKLIDYRHHGRIKMEVSI
- a CDS encoding dihydrofolate reductase, with the protein product MLAIIAAVAKNSALGKDNKLPWHLPSDLRRFKKITTGHTIIMGRKTYESLPGHLPNRRHIVLTRDPEYQVEHPEVVIVRSI